One window of the Shewanella litorisediminis genome contains the following:
- the serS gene encoding serine--tRNA ligase, translated as MLDTKYLRNELEFTKERLAARGFALDIDHLKALEEKRKSLQVATEELQASRNAISKSIGQAKSRGEDVAPIMAQVGNLGAELEAKKVELAALLEEINAIAMSVPNLPDESVPVGKDESENVEIRRWGEPRSFDFPVKDHVDLGETLGGLDFKSAVKITGSRFIVMKGQIARMHRALAQFMLDLHTTEHGYTEAYVPLLVNTDSLLGTGQLPKFSEDLFNLKPATEEGQALSLIPTAEVPVTNLVRDTILDEADLPIKITAHTACFRSEAGSYGKDTRGLIRQHQFDKVEMVQIVKPEQSMDALEEMVGHAEKVLQKLGLPHRTVVLCTGDMGFGAAKTYDIEVWLPAQNTYREISSCSNVKDFQARRMQARYRNKEDNKPALVHTLNGSGLAVGRTLVAILENYQNADGTVTVPEALRPYMGGIEQLG; from the coding sequence ATGTTAGATACCAAATATCTCCGTAATGAACTGGAATTCACTAAAGAGCGTCTGGCCGCCCGCGGTTTTGCGCTGGACATCGACCATCTCAAAGCGCTGGAAGAAAAGCGCAAGTCGCTGCAGGTAGCCACTGAAGAGCTGCAGGCCAGTCGCAACGCCATCTCCAAGTCCATCGGTCAGGCAAAGTCCCGTGGTGAAGACGTTGCGCCCATCATGGCTCAGGTGGGCAATCTTGGCGCCGAGCTCGAAGCCAAGAAGGTAGAACTGGCAGCATTGCTCGAAGAAATCAACGCCATTGCCATGTCTGTTCCCAATCTGCCGGATGAGTCAGTACCTGTTGGCAAGGACGAAAGCGAAAATGTGGAAATCCGCCGCTGGGGCGAGCCACGCAGCTTCGATTTCCCGGTTAAAGATCACGTTGATCTTGGTGAAACCCTCGGTGGGCTTGATTTCAAGAGTGCGGTTAAAATCACCGGCTCACGTTTTATCGTGATGAAGGGTCAAATCGCCCGCATGCACCGTGCATTGGCGCAGTTTATGCTCGACCTGCACACCACAGAGCACGGTTATACCGAAGCCTACGTGCCTTTGCTGGTGAACACCGACAGCCTGCTCGGTACCGGTCAGCTGCCCAAGTTCAGTGAGGACTTGTTTAACCTCAAGCCCGCTACCGAGGAAGGTCAGGCATTAAGCTTGATCCCAACCGCCGAAGTGCCGGTGACCAACCTGGTGCGTGACACCATCCTCGATGAGGCCGACCTGCCCATCAAGATAACCGCCCATACCGCGTGTTTCCGCTCTGAAGCTGGTTCATACGGTAAAGATACCCGTGGTCTTATCCGTCAGCACCAGTTCGACAAGGTTGAAATGGTACAAATCGTCAAACCAGAGCAGTCTATGGACGCGCTGGAAGAGATGGTTGGTCATGCCGAAAAAGTCCTGCAGAAACTGGGGCTGCCGCACCGCACAGTGGTGCTGTGTACCGGCGACATGGGCTTTGGTGCTGCCAAAACCTACGACATCGAAGTATGGCTGCCAGCACAAAACACGTACCGTGAGATCTCTTCCTGCTCCAACGTGAAGGACTTCCAGGCCCGCCGCATGCAGGCGCGCTATCGCAACAAGGAAGACAACAAGCCGGCACTGGTTCACACCCTGAACGGCTCAGGTCTGGCAGTTGGCCGTACTCTGGTGGCGATTCTGGAAAACTATCAGAATGCCGATGGCACTGTTACCGTGCCTGAAGCACTGCGCCCATACATGGGTGGTATTGAGCAACTCGGTTAA
- the trxB gene encoding thioredoxin-disulfide reductase — translation MSQAKHSQLLILGSGPAGYTAAVYAARANLNPVMITGLQQGGQLTTTTEVENWPGDAEGLTGPGLMARMQEHAEKFNTEIIFDHINEVTLTERPFRLKGDNGEYTCDALIIATGASAKYLGLPSEDAFKGRGVSACATCDGFFYRNQKVAVIGGGNTAVEEALYLSNIASEVHLIHRRDSFRSEKILIDRLMDKVANGNIILHLDKTLDEVVGDNMGVTGVKLKSTKDDSTEAFDVAGVFVAIGHSPNTGIFEGQLEMNNGYIKVQSGLNGNATQTSIEGVFAAGDVMDQHYRQAITSAGTGCMAALDAERYLDAKH, via the coding sequence ATGAGCCAAGCCAAACACAGCCAGCTGCTGATCCTCGGATCGGGCCCAGCAGGCTACACTGCCGCGGTCTATGCTGCACGTGCAAACCTGAATCCTGTCATGATCACCGGTCTTCAGCAGGGTGGCCAGCTGACCACCACCACCGAAGTCGAGAACTGGCCGGGTGATGCCGAAGGTTTGACCGGTCCAGGCCTGATGGCGCGCATGCAGGAACATGCCGAAAAGTTCAATACCGAAATCATCTTCGACCATATCAACGAAGTGACCCTCACTGAGCGTCCGTTCCGTTTGAAAGGCGATAATGGCGAGTACACCTGTGATGCGCTGATCATCGCCACAGGCGCATCGGCCAAGTACCTGGGTCTGCCTTCTGAAGATGCCTTTAAAGGCCGCGGCGTATCAGCTTGCGCGACCTGCGATGGTTTCTTCTATCGCAATCAGAAAGTCGCCGTGATTGGTGGTGGTAACACTGCCGTTGAAGAAGCCCTTTATCTGTCCAACATCGCTTCTGAAGTTCACCTCATTCACCGTCGTGACAGCTTCCGCTCTGAGAAAATTCTCATTGACCGTCTGATGGACAAGGTTGCCAATGGCAATATCATCCTGCATTTGGACAAAACGTTGGATGAAGTCGTTGGCGACAATATGGGTGTGACCGGAGTTAAGCTTAAATCCACCAAAGATGACTCAACTGAGGCGTTTGATGTGGCAGGCGTATTCGTGGCCATCGGTCACAGCCCGAACACTGGCATCTTCGAAGGTCAGCTCGAGATGAACAACGGTTACATCAAGGTGCAGAGCGGTCTTAACGGCAACGCCACCCAAACCAGCATCGAAGGCGTGTTCGCTGCCGGTGATGTGATGGATCAGCACTATCGTCAGGCCATTACCTCAGCAGGTACCGGTTGTATGGCGGCACTGGATGCAGAGCGGTACCTGGACGCCAAGCACTAA
- the tusC gene encoding sulfurtransferase complex subunit TusC — protein MKKLCVVFSTSPHGNAAGREALDFAMLAASYDLETSLLFTDEGVLHLMANQVPESIGCRDYIATFGALEFYDIESLYVCEESLKEFGIDSDALPLDVKVLTSEAIRAHFGAVDEVVVY, from the coding sequence GTGAAAAAACTCTGTGTTGTGTTTTCAACATCGCCCCATGGCAATGCTGCCGGCCGCGAAGCGCTGGATTTTGCCATGTTGGCGGCAAGTTATGATTTGGAAACCAGCTTGCTCTTTACCGATGAAGGCGTGCTTCACCTGATGGCCAATCAAGTTCCAGAATCCATTGGTTGTCGCGACTATATCGCCACCTTTGGCGCGCTGGAGTTTTATGATATCGAAAGCCTGTATGTTTGTGAGGAAAGCCTGAAGGAATTCGGTATCGACTCAGACGCCCTGCCCCTGGATGTTAAGGTGCTTACAAGCGAGGCTATCCGTGCCCATTTCGGCGCGGTCGATGAGGTGGTGGTGTACTGA
- the lolA gene encoding outer membrane lipoprotein chaperone LolA: MKKSIAVLFSALLPFAVFADDANELVSKLDVMQGIKANFSQKVTDQNGKLIQEGSGVIAMHQPDAFYWHLTAPDESLIVAKDNNVWVYNPFAEEVSILDMEDILKASPMALLVHRDEKRWSEYQIDKKGDCFDITPRQGVESAVNTVSVCFTNNTLSDIRLTDAQGSTSHFALSEQATVTEADERLFQFQIPDGVSIDDQRRQ; this comes from the coding sequence TTGAAAAAGTCGATTGCAGTGCTCTTTTCTGCCTTGCTGCCTTTTGCGGTCTTCGCAGATGATGCCAACGAACTGGTATCCAAATTGGATGTGATGCAGGGCATCAAGGCCAACTTCAGCCAGAAAGTAACAGATCAGAACGGCAAACTTATCCAGGAAGGCAGCGGCGTGATTGCCATGCATCAACCCGATGCATTTTACTGGCACCTCACAGCGCCCGATGAATCCCTGATAGTGGCCAAAGACAACAATGTGTGGGTGTATAACCCCTTCGCCGAAGAAGTCAGTATCCTGGATATGGAGGATATTCTTAAGGCTTCACCCATGGCTCTTTTAGTCCATAGAGACGAAAAGCGCTGGAGCGAGTATCAGATTGATAAAAAAGGTGATTGCTTTGATATCACTCCTCGCCAGGGCGTAGAAAGTGCAGTGAATACCGTATCTGTGTGTTTTACGAATAACACCCTTTCAGATATTCGTCTCACCGATGCCCAGGGCAGCACCAGCCACTTTGCACTCTCTGAACAGGCCACAGTGACTGAAGCCGACGAGCGCTTATTTCAGTTTCAGATCCCCGATGGCGTCAGCATTGACGATCAGCGTCGTCAGTAA
- the crcB gene encoding fluoride efflux transporter CrcB: protein MNNVLYIAAGGAIGAVLRYSVSILALQLFGSGFPFGTLIVNVAGSFLMGCIYALAELSHIGPEWKALIGVGLLGALTTFSTFSNETLLLLQQGELVKASLNVLLNLILCLTVVYLGQQLIYSRV, encoded by the coding sequence ATGAATAACGTGTTATATATTGCCGCTGGCGGTGCTATAGGTGCAGTTTTGCGCTATTCCGTCTCGATTCTTGCGTTGCAACTCTTTGGCAGCGGATTTCCTTTTGGTACACTCATCGTCAACGTGGCGGGATCCTTTTTAATGGGATGCATATACGCCCTGGCGGAACTCAGCCACATTGGACCTGAGTGGAAGGCCCTGATTGGTGTTGGCCTTCTGGGCGCCTTAACGACGTTTTCCACCTTCTCAAATGAAACCCTGCTACTGTTGCAGCAGGGTGAACTTGTGAAGGCGAGCCTGAATGTGCTTCTGAACCTGATACTTTGCCTGACCGTGGTGTATCTTGGGCAGCAGCTGATTTATTCCCGCGTTTAA
- the ald gene encoding alanine dehydrogenase: protein MIIGVPKEIKNHEYRVGMVPSSVRELTLRGHQVFVEATAGGGIGFTDQDYIDAGATILGTAEEVFAKADMIVKVKEPQAVERAMLRHDQILFTYLHLAPDLPQTEELVSSGAVCIAYETVTDDRGGLPLLAPMSEVAGRMSIQAGAMALEKSAGGRGMLLGGVPGVEPAKVVIIGGGMVGTNAAQMAVGMGADVVVLDRSIDALRRLNVQFGSSVKAVYSTADAIERHVLEADLVIGGVLIPGAAAPKLVTADMIKRMKAGAAIVDVAIDQGGCVETSHATTHQDPTYIVDDVVHYCVANMPGAVARTSTFALNNATLPYIIKLADKGYKAALLGDKHLLNGLNVMHGKITCKEVAEAHNLSYVPASELL, encoded by the coding sequence ATGATAATTGGTGTACCAAAGGAAATCAAAAACCATGAATATCGCGTTGGTATGGTGCCCTCCAGCGTGCGTGAACTGACCCTGCGTGGCCATCAGGTATTCGTAGAAGCGACTGCCGGTGGTGGTATTGGCTTTACAGATCAAGACTATATCGATGCTGGTGCGACCATACTGGGCACAGCAGAAGAAGTCTTTGCCAAAGCCGATATGATTGTGAAAGTGAAAGAGCCTCAGGCCGTTGAACGCGCCATGCTGCGTCACGACCAAATCCTCTTCACCTACCTGCACCTGGCTCCGGATTTGCCTCAAACCGAAGAGCTGGTGAGCTCTGGTGCTGTATGTATTGCTTATGAAACTGTGACTGACGACCGCGGTGGTCTGCCACTGCTGGCCCCTATGTCAGAAGTTGCCGGTCGCATGTCTATTCAGGCCGGTGCCATGGCGCTTGAGAAATCAGCCGGTGGTCGCGGTATGCTGCTTGGCGGCGTGCCAGGCGTTGAACCAGCCAAAGTGGTTATCATCGGTGGCGGTATGGTAGGTACCAACGCTGCGCAGATGGCTGTAGGTATGGGTGCCGACGTCGTAGTTCTGGATCGCTCTATCGATGCCCTGCGTCGCTTAAACGTGCAGTTCGGCTCTTCTGTTAAAGCCGTATACTCCACTGCCGATGCCATTGAGCGTCACGTGCTGGAAGCTGACCTCGTTATCGGCGGCGTGCTGATCCCCGGTGCTGCTGCGCCCAAGCTGGTGACTGCCGACATGATCAAGCGCATGAAAGCTGGTGCGGCCATCGTTGACGTAGCCATCGACCAGGGCGGTTGTGTTGAAACTTCTCACGCGACCACTCACCAGGATCCAACCTACATTGTTGATGACGTGGTTCACTACTGCGTAGCCAACATGCCAGGTGCCGTTGCCCGCACTTCTACCTTTGCACTGAATAACGCTACCCTGCCCTACATCATCAAGCTGGCAGACAAGGGTTATAAGGCTGCGTTGCTCGGTGATAAGCACCTGCTGAACGGTCTTAACGTGATGCACGGCAAGATCACTTGCAAAGAAGTGGCCGAAGCACACAACCTGTCTTACGTTCCAGCCTCTGAACTGCTGTAA
- a CDS encoding replication-associated recombination protein A gives MRPASVEEYIGQSHLLGEGKPLRQALLAGKVHSMLLWGPPGTGKTTLAELVARYANAHVERISAVTSGVKEIRAAIEQAKNVAQSRGQRTLLFVDEVHRFNKSQQDAFLPFIEDGTVIFIGATTENPSFEVNNALLSRCRVYLIKRLEDDAIGQILEQANSDEARGLGKRCLVLKTELKSAIARLCDGDARKALNLLELMSDLLPDGGEYSLELLSEVAGHQAAGYDKNGDQYYDLISAVHKSIRGSAPDAALYWFCRILEGGGDPLYVARRLLAIASEDIGNADPNAMTVALNAWDCFHRVGPAEGERAIAQAVIYLASAPKSNAVYTAFKAARVLARETGNAPVPNHLRNAPTKLMNELGVGEGYRYAHDEEGAFAAGDSYFPEALQHSRFYHPTERGFEKRIKDKLAHLEALNQQSGRKRYE, from the coding sequence ATGCGTCCGGCCAGTGTTGAGGAGTACATAGGCCAGTCACATCTATTGGGTGAAGGTAAGCCGCTGCGACAGGCACTACTTGCCGGCAAGGTACACTCGATGCTGCTTTGGGGGCCACCGGGTACTGGCAAAACCACACTGGCCGAACTCGTGGCCCGCTACGCCAATGCCCATGTTGAGCGTATCTCTGCGGTCACGTCCGGGGTAAAGGAAATCAGGGCTGCCATTGAGCAGGCGAAAAACGTGGCCCAGTCACGTGGCCAACGCACCTTGTTGTTTGTGGATGAAGTGCACCGCTTTAACAAGAGCCAGCAAGACGCTTTTCTGCCGTTTATCGAAGACGGCACTGTGATTTTTATCGGTGCCACCACAGAAAACCCCTCTTTTGAAGTCAATAACGCGCTACTGTCGCGCTGCCGCGTGTATCTCATTAAACGCCTCGAAGACGATGCAATTGGGCAAATCCTTGAACAGGCAAACAGCGATGAGGCGAGGGGGCTTGGTAAACGTTGTCTTGTACTGAAGACAGAGCTTAAGTCCGCCATCGCAAGGCTTTGCGATGGTGATGCCCGCAAGGCGCTCAATTTATTGGAGCTCATGTCTGACTTGCTGCCAGATGGCGGCGAGTACTCCCTTGAGCTGCTTTCAGAAGTCGCCGGCCATCAGGCCGCCGGTTACGATAAAAACGGCGATCAGTATTACGACCTCATCAGTGCAGTGCATAAGTCCATTCGTGGCTCGGCACCTGATGCAGCGCTTTATTGGTTTTGCCGCATTCTTGAAGGTGGCGGTGACCCCTTGTATGTCGCAAGGCGCCTCCTTGCCATCGCATCGGAAGATATTGGCAATGCCGACCCCAATGCGATGACAGTAGCGCTGAATGCCTGGGATTGTTTCCATCGGGTAGGCCCCGCAGAGGGCGAGCGGGCCATCGCCCAGGCGGTGATTTACCTTGCCAGTGCGCCAAAGAGCAACGCTGTGTACACGGCCTTCAAGGCTGCCCGGGTGCTTGCCCGGGAAACGGGGAACGCACCTGTACCCAATCATCTGCGTAACGCACCCACCAAACTGATGAACGAGCTTGGCGTCGGCGAAGGCTACCGTTATGCCCATGATGAAGAAGGGGCGTTTGCCGCAGGCGATAGTTACTTCCCTGAAGCCCTGCAGCACAGCCGTTTTTACCATCCCACTGAGCGGGGATTTGAAAAACGCATCAAAGACAAACTCGCTCATCTTGAGGCGCTGAACCAACAAAGTGGGCGAAAACGTTATGAATAA
- the tusB gene encoding sulfurtransferase complex subunit TusB has product MILHHIQSSTAQSAGLRLALRYASDLDALIISGDATGSVLQASWQTKLAGKSVYFLDEDVHARGLTDLVATRYPDAQLVDYSGWVQLSLMFDKVITW; this is encoded by the coding sequence ATGATTTTGCATCATATTCAAAGCTCAACCGCGCAAAGCGCCGGTCTTAGACTCGCCCTTCGTTATGCCAGTGATCTGGACGCACTGATAATCAGTGGTGATGCCACAGGCTCTGTGCTTCAGGCCAGTTGGCAGACTAAACTGGCCGGCAAATCTGTGTATTTTTTGGATGAAGATGTCCATGCCCGAGGGCTGACAGACCTGGTTGCAACCCGTTACCCCGATGCACAATTGGTGGATTACAGCGGCTGGGTACAGCTCTCTTTAATGTTCGACAAGGTGATCACGTGGTAG
- the rpmI gene encoding 50S ribosomal protein L35, with translation MPKMKTDRGVAKRFKKTANGFKRKQAHLRHILTKKSTKRKRHLRAKCLVAKVDVPAIARQLPYA, from the coding sequence ATGCCAAAAATGAAAACTGACCGTGGCGTTGCGAAGCGTTTTAAGAAAACCGCCAATGGTTTCAAGCGCAAGCAAGCCCACCTGCGTCACATCCTGACCAAGAAGAGCACCAAGCGTAAGCGTCATCTGCGCGCTAAATGTCTGGTTGCCAAGGTCGACGTTCCAGCAATCGCGCGTCAACTGCCATACGCTTAA
- a CDS encoding DNA translocase FtsK translates to MSQGNRVHSLSGLQRLLEGGLIICSMLAIYVLLALTSFSASDPGWSQSNYQGHIQNLGGAVGAWVADVLLYFFGYSAFLTPFVIAGTGWLLFKQSHRLLEIDYFSVSMRLLGFILIVFGVSTLASMNGNDIYEFSAGGVTGDVIANAMLPYFNSLGTTLLLLCSIATGFTLLTGISLIALVELTGRATIGAIQGIYQLPSRLAKSRDTEDTQGFMSIAAGFKRKQKEPLLAGVNEDDLTDANNTASLGNQTAQYVAENAETAHKERRKLFSFFSRSKTESDEDTVLTAVDAPEEHEGLKTFSANDDEDYSEPAAANEQKSRFARVEPAFSDVASGHGAIAADDSHLVTSKRNMAFSAKTASADAFDINEDEHQSDELPPWEDIGFDESVSDGALARAPKPQPKKVEGAKIVDGIVVLPGQDNTPAKPMAPLPSIDLLNVPNRKENPISEEELDQVARLVETKLADFNITANVVGVYPGPVVTRFELELAPGVKASKITNLASDLARSLLAERVRVVEVIPGKAYVGLELPNKFRETVYMRDVLDCDKFKNNPSNLAMVLGQDIAGEPVVVDLAKMPHLLVAGTTGSGKSVGVNVMITSLLYKSGPDDVRFIMIDPKMLELSVYEGIPHLLCEVVTDMKEASNALRWCVGEMERRYKLMSALGVRNLKGYNAKIADAKACGEPILDPLWKSSESFDEQAPELDKLPSIVVVVDEFADMMMIVGKKVEELIARIAQKARAAGIHLILATQRPSVDVITGLIKANIPTRMAFQVSSRIDSRTILDQQGAETLLGMGDMLYLPPGTGVPVRVHGAFIDDHEVHRVVADWHARGKPQYIEEILHGSSDGEQVLLPGEASEEGDEDYDPLYDEAVAFVTESRRGSISSVQRKFKIGYNRAARIIEQMELAGVVSAQGHNGNREVLAPPPPRN, encoded by the coding sequence TTGTCTCAGGGAAATCGCGTTCATTCGCTAAGCGGACTGCAACGGCTGCTCGAAGGTGGCCTTATCATTTGTTCCATGCTGGCCATCTATGTGTTGCTGGCGCTGACCAGTTTCAGTGCCTCAGACCCGGGTTGGAGCCAGAGTAACTATCAGGGACATATTCAGAATCTCGGTGGGGCCGTTGGTGCTTGGGTTGCCGATGTGCTGCTGTATTTCTTTGGTTACAGTGCCTTTCTTACCCCCTTTGTGATTGCCGGAACCGGATGGCTGCTGTTCAAACAATCCCACCGACTGCTGGAAATTGACTATTTCTCGGTATCGATGCGATTACTGGGCTTCATTCTTATCGTATTTGGCGTGTCTACGCTCGCCAGCATGAATGGCAATGACATTTATGAGTTTTCTGCCGGCGGGGTTACCGGTGACGTGATAGCCAATGCCATGCTGCCCTATTTCAATTCCCTGGGAACGACCCTATTACTGCTGTGCAGCATCGCCACCGGTTTTACCTTACTCACCGGCATCAGCTTGATAGCCTTGGTAGAACTCACCGGCAGAGCCACCATCGGCGCTATACAGGGTATTTACCAATTGCCGTCAAGGCTGGCTAAATCACGTGATACCGAAGATACCCAGGGTTTTATGTCCATTGCTGCAGGCTTTAAACGCAAGCAGAAGGAACCACTGCTTGCGGGCGTTAATGAAGACGATCTCACTGATGCAAACAATACCGCTTCACTGGGAAATCAAACAGCCCAGTACGTAGCAGAAAATGCTGAAACAGCTCATAAAGAAAGACGCAAACTCTTTTCATTTTTTAGCCGCAGCAAAACTGAGTCAGACGAAGATACTGTGTTAACGGCTGTTGATGCTCCGGAAGAACATGAAGGCCTCAAGACGTTTAGCGCAAATGATGATGAAGATTACTCAGAGCCTGCCGCTGCCAACGAACAGAAATCCAGGTTTGCCAGAGTAGAGCCTGCATTTTCCGACGTCGCATCTGGCCATGGAGCCATCGCGGCAGATGACTCTCACCTGGTGACCTCAAAAAGGAATATGGCCTTTTCGGCCAAGACCGCGTCAGCTGATGCATTCGATATTAACGAAGATGAACATCAATCTGACGAGCTTCCCCCTTGGGAAGATATTGGCTTTGATGAATCTGTGTCTGACGGCGCCCTTGCCAGGGCACCCAAGCCGCAACCCAAAAAAGTGGAAGGCGCCAAAATTGTCGATGGCATAGTGGTGTTGCCCGGGCAGGACAACACCCCAGCCAAGCCCATGGCGCCGCTGCCGAGTATTGACCTGCTGAACGTACCAAACCGTAAAGAAAACCCCATCAGTGAAGAAGAGCTGGATCAGGTGGCGCGTCTGGTTGAGACCAAGCTGGCCGACTTTAATATCACTGCCAATGTGGTGGGTGTTTATCCAGGTCCGGTAGTTACCCGTTTTGAGCTGGAGCTGGCGCCCGGCGTGAAAGCCTCGAAAATTACCAACCTCGCCAGCGACCTTGCCCGTTCCTTGCTCGCAGAGAGGGTGAGGGTAGTGGAAGTGATTCCGGGTAAAGCCTATGTGGGGCTCGAACTGCCAAACAAGTTCCGCGAAACTGTGTACATGCGCGATGTGCTGGACTGTGACAAATTCAAAAATAACCCCAGCAACCTTGCCATGGTGCTCGGTCAGGACATCGCCGGCGAGCCTGTTGTCGTGGATTTGGCAAAAATGCCCCACCTTTTGGTAGCAGGTACTACGGGCTCGGGTAAGTCAGTCGGTGTGAACGTGATGATCACCAGCCTGCTGTACAAATCAGGCCCCGATGATGTGCGCTTTATCATGATTGACCCCAAGATGTTGGAACTTTCGGTGTACGAGGGGATACCGCATCTGTTGTGTGAAGTTGTCACCGACATGAAAGAAGCCTCCAACGCACTGCGCTGGTGTGTGGGGGAAATGGAGCGTCGTTATAAGCTGATGTCTGCGCTGGGTGTCCGTAATCTCAAAGGCTATAACGCCAAGATTGCCGACGCCAAAGCGTGCGGAGAGCCTATTTTGGACCCGCTGTGGAAGTCCAGCGAGAGCTTTGATGAACAAGCCCCTGAGCTGGATAAATTGCCGTCCATCGTTGTGGTGGTCGATGAGTTTGCCGACATGATGATGATTGTCGGTAAAAAAGTTGAAGAGCTTATCGCACGTATTGCACAAAAAGCCCGTGCCGCGGGTATTCACCTGATTTTGGCGACCCAGCGCCCATCCGTGGATGTGATAACTGGCCTGATTAAAGCCAACATCCCCACGCGTATGGCGTTTCAGGTTTCATCCCGTATCGACTCCCGTACTATTTTGGACCAGCAAGGTGCAGAGACACTGCTCGGGATGGGTGACATGCTTTATCTGCCACCCGGAACCGGTGTGCCTGTACGGGTGCATGGCGCCTTTATTGACGACCACGAAGTACACAGGGTGGTCGCCGATTGGCATGCCCGCGGCAAGCCACAATATATCGAGGAGATCCTGCACGGCTCCAGTGATGGCGAACAGGTGCTGCTGCCCGGCGAAGCCTCTGAGGAAGGGGATGAAGATTACGACCCGCTTTACGATGAAGCCGTGGCGTTCGTTACTGAATCCCGTCGCGGTTCCATCTCAAGCGTGCAGCGCAAGTTTAAGATTGGCTACAACCGGGCTGCCCGTATTATCGAACAGATGGAACTGGCGGGCGTTGTCAGCGCCCAGGGACACAACGGTAACCGTGAAGTGTTGGCGCCGCCGCCTCCGAGAAATTAA
- a CDS encoding TusE/DsrC/DsvC family sulfur relay protein — translation MVDSIEFNGQQIEVDKNGYLLSVDDWTPELALLLAESESIVMTEAHWEVVNFVRDFYLEYKTSPAIRALVKAMGQKFGPDKGNSKYLYTLFPIGPAKQATKIAGLPKPAKCI, via the coding sequence GTGGTAGATTCGATTGAATTTAACGGTCAGCAGATTGAAGTTGATAAAAATGGGTATTTGCTGTCGGTTGACGACTGGACCCCAGAGCTTGCGCTGCTGCTCGCCGAATCTGAGTCCATCGTCATGACAGAAGCCCACTGGGAAGTGGTCAACTTTGTGCGTGACTTTTATTTGGAGTATAAAACCAGCCCGGCCATCCGCGCGCTGGTCAAAGCCATGGGGCAAAAGTTTGGCCCAGACAAGGGCAATTCCAAATACCTGTATACCCTGTTTCCGATAGGCCCGGCTAAACAGGCCACCAAGATTGCCGGCCTGCCGAAGCCTGCCAAGTGCATCTAA
- the lrp gene encoding leucine-responsive transcriptional regulator Lrp, whose translation MAYNKKNPVKDLDRIDRNILNELQIDGRISNVELSKRVGLSPTPCLERVKRLEKQGYINGYTALVNPHYLGASLLVFVEITLNRDTPEVFDRFNRAVQLLDDIQECHLVSGDFDYLLKTRVSDMSAYRKLLGETLLKLPSVSDTRTYVVMEEVKQTNKVAVNNLSDK comes from the coding sequence ATGGCATATAATAAAAAGAATCCGGTTAAAGACCTGGATCGCATCGATCGCAATATCCTTAATGAACTGCAAATTGATGGAAGAATTTCAAATGTTGAGCTGTCCAAACGGGTAGGGCTGAGTCCAACTCCTTGTTTGGAAAGGGTTAAGCGCTTAGAAAAGCAAGGGTATATCAATGGCTATACTGCCTTGGTAAACCCACATTATCTGGGTGCATCGCTGCTGGTTTTTGTTGAGATTACCCTGAACAGGGACACCCCAGAGGTGTTTGATCGCTTCAACCGTGCCGTGCAGTTGCTGGACGATATTCAGGAATGTCACCTGGTTTCCGGTGATTTTGACTATCTGCTCAAGACCCGCGTGTCTGACATGTCAGCCTACCGCAAACTCCTTGGCGAAACCCTGCTGAAATTGCCTTCCGTGTCCGACACCCGTACCTACGTTGTGATGGAAGAAGTTAAGCAGACCAATAAGGTCGCGGTAAACAACCTCTCTGACAAGTAA
- the rplT gene encoding 50S ribosomal protein L20: protein MPRVKRGVTARARHKKILKLAKGYYGARSRTYRVAVQAVIKAGQYAYRDRRQKKRQFRQLWIARINAASRQNGLSYSRFINGLKKASIEIDRKILADIAVFDKVVFATLVEKAKEALTK from the coding sequence ATGCCAAGAGTTAAGCGTGGTGTAACCGCTCGTGCCCGTCACAAGAAGATTCTGAAACTCGCCAAAGGCTACTACGGTGCCCGTTCACGTACTTACCGCGTAGCGGTACAGGCTGTGATCAAAGCCGGTCAGTATGCTTACCGTGACCGTCGTCAGAAGAAACGTCAATTCCGTCAACTGTGGATTGCACGTATCAACGCCGCTTCTCGTCAGAATGGTCTGTCTTACAGCCGTTTCATCAACGGTCTGAAGAAGGCTTCTATCGAGATCGATCGTAAGATCCTGGCCGACATCGCTGTATTCGACAAAGTTGTATTTGCAACTCTCGTTGAAAAAGCAAAAGAAGCTCTGACCAAGTAA